The window AAACCCCAAGCTCGTTTCGGTCTGTCATCTCTAATAGAGTCGAGGTTGCTGTTGCGATATGATCTGCCATGTTGTCGGTGAGACGATGAAGTGCTAAGCGAAGTTCGTGAGAATTGTCACCAGGCTCAGAATCAAGCTGGAGTATTTCGAGAGATGACATCATGGTGGCATTGAGAGAATCAGACTGAGCAAGGAAGGTCGTTAATGATGAGAGGGTTTGGTCTTTTGGAGTTCCTGTGGGGTCTAtgagaagagaagatgacTATAAAAGGCATTAGATAAGTCTTCCAGTCCTTGCCCTGTGCGTGAATAACCTACTGAAACTGGGGTCCCGTGATACCAAACATAACTGCACGCGAGCAAAGACAGAACCAGTAATAACCCCGCAGAATTAATCGCACCTAACCCCATCATCAAACCAACCAACAGACATGCACCAGCGGCAAGAAGATCCcatctttctttccctATTTCCATCCATTTCCTCATCAGTCCCCGCCAATCCAGCTTTATCGGCTCTGCGCCGGCATCTGATACACCACTTAGACCCGGGACATAGTCTTTCTCTAGTAACCCAGAGGAGCAGATCCGATATTTGAATTGCTCTGCAAAGCTGTCCTCTGGTGCTTGAGAATGTTCGTAGACATCAGGTAGAGGGAGAGCACTAAGTAGCTGACGGTGCTTCGCGGACGCAGCTTGGCTTTCAACCTGGCTCAATATCTGATGTCAGCCACTGAGCAATATTGTTCATACATTCATTTGTCATACCGTATCTTCATGACTCAAATGCGTTTGGCCCTCAGTATCAGCTTCTAACTCGCTTAGTCGCTTCTGACCCTCGAGCTCATCTGTCAACTGCCATCAGCTTCCAATCGAATGCAATATTCAGAGCCACATGATCATACTGTCGATTTCGGCTCGCCTGGTACTTGTCATTCCCAAAAATGGACACGTACCTCGGAAGTAATCATCCAATGGACCAGAATCTGACACATAGGTCGCCATCCTCAGTAGTCGATAGTCGACTCTAGAACCTTCGACCGGCCTCTCAGTTGAGTCGTCCAAATACTGAGATTGGTGTGTTCTCTGATTATAGAAAGTGGTTGGGTGTGTAAACCGGCCCGCAATTTGCCATGAGTACGAGTAATAGCTGAACGCCGATAACGGATATTGAGTAAAAGTCGATACGCCGGAATATACGCTTTATTTGTTATTGTTGAAATAATGGAGATGACCGGCGTAACAACGGCCATTTCATTCATCACTCAGTCAGTCGCCTGCCGTCACCAGTTTCCCACGGTGTGATCCGTTGCATTTGATGCACAGTCTGAGAAGGGCTTTTTGAGGGCGAAGGAGTGGATTAGGCCATGGATGCGATTGAAGGGAAAGGTCATGTCGACGTGTGGAGACGCCAATAAGTGGTTAAGAACGTACTTGGAGCCTGTGCGTAAGGAGTTGGCTAAGGCGTGGTATTTGGTCGACACGAAGACGGGTATCGAGGAGGTGATTCAACTCCAAGCTCGGACATGATTAGCATTGACTGACTTGAGATAGACCAAGATGAGGCTGTTCGACGGTTTAGGCTGTGTTTGGTCTAACAGAGAACAACGATTAAAGCACAGTCGATTACTCGAACGAATATGTCCCACGAAGGACAATCTCATCCTATTCCTTCTTCGCCGGCTGCACATTGCGTTAAACTCCAACCCTACGTTCATGCGCGACTAATGCTTCAGAGCCTTGGGAGAAAAGATGAGCTGACGGTATGGAAAGCCAAATCTTACTTATATAAGATTTTGGGTTCGTACAGCCTTATGGGCTCATCAGATCATCTATGGTGGCAACACCGAGCTGTTCAAAAAACACTTCGCTGAAAAGTTTCCCCCGGACGACATGATAGATTGGGAGCGGAAGAAGTTAAGAAGAATACGCATGGGACAGGATCTCTACCAGGGCCGAACGTGGCTCTGAATGGGATTAGGGTCAATGGAAAGACTGACCATGTTCGAAAATTTTTCAACAGTGCTGGGTAAAGTCACGTTTTTCATCATTTTTTCTCACGATTGAGGCTTGTGTGGTTGTTTTACGAGGGACGAATCATTCCGGAATGCGAACTACCATGCACTACGCCGAAAATGACCCAATACATAACAAGTAAATGCGAACAACATCTTTGCAATGAACATACTACTTTCtagccttcttcttgcccCCCGATGTAAACTTGTTCTTCTTTCTCGGCACACCAGCTTCCAcaacatcatcatctctaTCCCTATCATCTCCATCGCCAAAATTCTTTCGCTTCCCCTTATCCCTTCCTCGCTTGCCACCTCCGCCACCAGTACCACTCTCCCTAATCTCCAACGCCGCCTCCCTGTTCGCTCTCGCAACGGTATCGGTCAAGAGCGCAACTGCCTCCTTGTCGACATCAAAAGAAGTCATTTTCTTGCCGATGTGGGATTCGATACGTTGAAGGATCTCGACATCATATTGTGTGACAAGAGTGATGGATTTACCGGAACGGCCTGCACGGGCAGTACGACCAACTCGGTGGACGTAGTCTTTGGAGTTTGTAGGCATGTCGTAATTCTGAAGTTGAGGGTTAGTCTGCGTTCACGTGGAAGTTTAAAGATAAAACATACGATGACGAGATCGACGAG of the Cryptococcus gattii WM276 chromosome H, complete sequence genome contains:
- a CDS encoding Hypothetical Protein (Similar to TIGR gene model, INSD accession AAW45626.1), whose amino-acid sequence is MRLKGKVMSTCGDANKWLRTYLEPVRKELAKAWYLVDTKTGIEETKMRLFDGLGCVWSNREQRLKHSRLLERICPTKDNLILFLLRRLHIPNLTYIRFWVRTALWAHQIIYGGNTELFKKHFAEKFPPDDMIDWERKKLRRIRMGQDLYQGRTWL